A DNA window from Enterobacter cloacae subsp. cloacae ATCC 13047 contains the following coding sequences:
- a CDS encoding CDP-alcohol phosphatidyltransferase family protein yields MLDRHLHPRVKPALNRLASWLDKPGITPDGLTLTGFAAGVLTLPLLALGWYPAALVAIVANRLLDGLDGALARRRGLTDAGGFLDIALDFLFYALVPFGFALAAPTENALAAAWLLFAFIGTGSSFLAFAALAAKHNIDNPGYAHKSFYYIGGLTEGTETIVLFVLCCLFPAHFTLLAWVFGALCWLTTTTRIWSGYLTLRSLTP; encoded by the coding sequence ATGCTTGATCGACATCTTCATCCCCGGGTAAAGCCCGCCCTTAACCGGCTGGCCTCCTGGCTGGATAAACCCGGCATCACGCCCGATGGCTTAACGTTAACCGGATTTGCCGCAGGCGTGCTGACGCTACCGTTACTGGCGCTTGGCTGGTATCCGGCGGCCCTGGTCGCCATTGTGGCTAATCGCCTGCTGGATGGCCTGGACGGCGCACTGGCACGCCGCAGAGGGCTGACGGATGCGGGCGGGTTTCTGGATATCGCGCTCGATTTTCTGTTCTACGCGCTGGTGCCGTTTGGTTTTGCCCTCGCGGCTCCCACTGAGAATGCGCTGGCCGCGGCCTGGCTACTGTTCGCCTTTATCGGAACCGGCAGCAGCTTTCTGGCCTTTGCCGCTCTGGCGGCGAAACACAATATCGATAACCCCGGCTATGCACACAAGTCGTTTTACTATATCGGCGGATTAACGGAAGGGACGGAGACCATCGTGCTGTTTGTGTTGTGCTGCCTGTTTCCGGCGCACTTCACGCTTCTCGCGTGGGTATTTGGCGCGTTGTGCTGGCTGACCACCACAACGCGCATCTGGAGCGGGTATCTGACGCTCCGTTCACTCACGCCCTAG
- a CDS encoding sulfurtransferase, with protein MKRVSQLTALALLCGLASLSCMAADMPHSLTLAQLQEQHGAAIDTRASAFYNGWPQTLSAPSGHEPAALNLSATWLSALSDDQIGRWAKQHQLTPTTTIALYGSDADNQAVSARLKKAGYPRVSVLSDALQSPERLQRLPHFEQLVYPQWIYQLSQGKPVAAAPAGDWKVIEAAWGAPKFYLLNHIPGADYIDTNEVESEPLWNKVSDDKLKAMLAKHGIRHDTTVILYGRDVYAAARVAQIMLYAGVKDVRILDGGWKAWSEANLPVERGMPADVKPAPDFGAPIPGQPQLMIDMAQARGMLHRQDASLVSIRSWPEFTGETSGYSYIKPKGEIAGARWGHAGSDATHMEDFHNPDGTMRSADDIAAMWKSWNILPEQHVAFYCGTGWRASEGFMYARAMGWKNISVYDGGWYEWSSHPQNPVSSGERGPDSSR; from the coding sequence ATGAAACGTGTTTCTCAACTGACCGCGCTGGCCCTGCTTTGCGGCCTCGCCTCACTCTCTTGCATGGCCGCTGATATGCCCCATTCGCTCACACTGGCTCAGCTTCAGGAACAGCACGGCGCGGCGATCGATACCCGTGCCAGTGCGTTTTATAACGGCTGGCCGCAAACGCTGAGCGCCCCCTCCGGGCACGAGCCCGCTGCGCTTAACCTCTCTGCCACCTGGCTGAGCGCGCTGAGCGACGACCAGATTGGCCGCTGGGCAAAACAGCATCAGCTTACCCCCACAACGACTATCGCCCTCTACGGCAGTGACGCTGACAACCAGGCGGTGAGCGCCCGCCTGAAGAAAGCCGGTTATCCCCGGGTTTCCGTTCTCAGCGATGCCCTGCAGTCCCCTGAGCGTCTGCAGCGCCTGCCGCACTTTGAACAGCTCGTTTACCCGCAGTGGATTTATCAGCTTTCTCAGGGCAAACCGGTGGCAGCCGCCCCGGCCGGTGACTGGAAAGTGATTGAAGCCGCCTGGGGTGCGCCGAAGTTCTATCTGCTGAACCACATTCCCGGCGCGGATTATATTGATACCAACGAAGTGGAAAGCGAGCCGCTGTGGAATAAGGTTTCTGACGACAAACTGAAAGCGATGCTGGCAAAACATGGGATCCGTCACGATACCACCGTCATTCTGTATGGTCGCGATGTCTATGCCGCCGCCCGCGTGGCGCAAATTATGCTCTACGCGGGCGTAAAGGACGTGCGTATTCTTGATGGTGGCTGGAAAGCGTGGTCAGAGGCCAACCTGCCGGTGGAAAGAGGGATGCCTGCTGATGTCAAACCCGCTCCCGATTTCGGCGCCCCGATCCCCGGTCAGCCACAGCTGATGATCGATATGGCGCAGGCGCGCGGGATGCTGCATCGTCAGGATGCTTCGCTGGTCAGCATTCGCTCGTGGCCGGAGTTTACTGGCGAAACCAGCGGCTACAGCTACATCAAACCCAAAGGTGAAATTGCCGGTGCCCGCTGGGGTCATGCCGGAAGCGATGCCACCCATATGGAAGATTTCCATAACCCGGACGGCACCATGCGCAGTGCCGATGACATCGCCGCCATGTGGAAAAGCTGGAACATCCTGCCGGAACAGCACGTGGCCTTTTATTGCGGTACCGGCTGGCGAGCCTCTGAGGGCTTTATGTATGCCCGGGCGATGGGCTGGAAAAACATCTCCGTCTATGACGGTGGCTGGTACGAATGGAGCAGCCACCCGCAAAACCCGGTGTCGTCTGGCGAGCGCGGACCCGACAGTTCGCGCTAG
- the xthA gene encoding exodeoxyribonuclease III, translating into MKFVSFNINGLRARPHQLEAIVEQHQPDVIGLQETKVHDDMFPLEEVVKLGYNVFYHGQKGHYGVALLTKETPVSVRRGFPGDGEEAQRRIIMAEIPSALGNITVINGYFPQGESRDHETKFPAKAKFYQDLQDYLTTELKKENPVLIMGDMNISPTDLDIGIGEENRKRWLRTGKCSFLPEEREWMDRLLSWGLVDTFRTANPDTQDRFSWFDYRSKGFDDNRGLRIDLLLASSPLAERCIETGIDYDIRSMEKPSDHAPVWAKFKL; encoded by the coding sequence ATGAAATTTGTCTCTTTTAATATCAACGGCCTGCGTGCCCGCCCTCACCAGCTTGAAGCGATTGTTGAACAACATCAGCCTGATGTGATCGGCCTGCAGGAGACAAAAGTTCACGACGATATGTTCCCCCTCGAAGAGGTGGTGAAACTGGGTTACAACGTCTTTTATCACGGACAGAAAGGGCATTACGGCGTTGCCCTGCTGACCAAAGAGACGCCGGTTTCCGTCCGCCGCGGCTTCCCGGGTGATGGCGAAGAAGCGCAGCGCCGGATCATCATGGCGGAAATTCCTTCAGCGCTCGGCAATATCACCGTGATCAACGGCTATTTCCCGCAGGGAGAGAGCCGTGACCATGAGACCAAATTCCCGGCGAAAGCGAAGTTTTATCAGGATCTGCAGGATTACCTGACCACCGAACTGAAAAAAGAGAATCCGGTGCTGATCATGGGCGACATGAATATTAGCCCGACCGATCTGGATATCGGCATTGGTGAAGAGAACCGCAAACGCTGGTTGCGCACCGGCAAGTGTTCATTCCTGCCGGAAGAGCGCGAGTGGATGGATCGTCTGCTGAGCTGGGGTCTGGTGGATACCTTCCGCACGGCTAACCCGGACACCCAGGATCGCTTCTCATGGTTCGATTACCGCTCAAAAGGCTTTGATGACAACCGCGGGCTACGCATAGACCTGCTGCTGGCAAGCTCCCCGCTGGCGGAACGCTGCATTGAAACCGGAATCGACTACGATATCCGCAGCATGGAAAAACCGTCGGACCACGCGCCGGTGTGGGCGAAATTCAAGCTGTAA
- a CDS encoding thiamine ABC transporter permease produces the protein MAASLRHPLSALIWLAMAAVYLPLVPAAAMLLTPALSAGNWQRLFDDPQIPQALAATLVSTLIATLGALFIALIFVSTLWPGERWRRLCTRLPWLLAVPHVAFATSVLLTFAEGGLFYQLCTRCSPMLDRYGIGLGLTLAVKESAFVLWAIYAVLPDTRLARQNVVLQTLGYGRFQRLCWLVIPEIAPALGATMLAVLAWSLSVVDVAIILGPGNPPTLAVLAWQWLTQGDVQQQTKGMLLCLLMLALLAVLSALGFGIWKAWRRTLPALTGVRRTFPLAPPARMLSGILPACGMLCAGVLLMLAQWDDVSAVRASLSFGLLASLIGLITILLWLEWGPRRGALWVWLPLALPALPLVSGQYRVALWLGIDGQYAAVLWSHLLWVLPWMLLILQPAWRRIDPRLLLTARTLGWRRTKVFCLIKCPLLLRPALLAFATGFSVSMAQYMPTLWLGAGRFSTLTTETVALSSGGSIPILANRALWLLLVTGAVFGVAALLSRLAGHYRRGLR, from the coding sequence ATGGCTGCGTCGTTACGGCACCCGCTGAGCGCACTCATCTGGCTGGCGATGGCGGCAGTGTATCTGCCGCTTGTTCCCGCCGCCGCCATGCTGTTGACTCCGGCGCTGTCGGCAGGAAACTGGCAACGCCTGTTTGACGACCCGCAGATCCCGCAGGCGCTCGCTGCCACCCTGGTATCCACGCTGATTGCCACTCTCGGCGCCCTGTTTATCGCCCTGATTTTCGTCAGCACGCTCTGGCCCGGTGAGCGCTGGCGTCGTCTGTGCACCCGTTTGCCGTGGCTGCTGGCCGTTCCCCACGTTGCTTTCGCCACCAGCGTGTTGCTGACTTTTGCCGAAGGCGGTCTGTTTTATCAGCTCTGTACACGCTGCTCCCCGATGTTGGATCGCTACGGGATTGGGCTGGGGCTAACTCTCGCCGTCAAGGAGAGCGCCTTCGTGCTGTGGGCGATATACGCAGTGTTACCTGACACCCGACTGGCCCGCCAGAATGTCGTGTTACAAACCCTGGGATACGGGCGGTTCCAGCGACTGTGCTGGCTGGTGATCCCGGAGATCGCGCCGGCGCTGGGTGCCACAATGCTGGCGGTGCTCGCCTGGTCCCTCTCTGTTGTGGATGTCGCCATCATCCTGGGGCCGGGGAATCCGCCTACCCTGGCGGTACTGGCCTGGCAGTGGCTGACCCAGGGCGACGTGCAGCAGCAAACGAAAGGAATGCTGCTCTGCCTGCTGATGCTCGCACTCTTGGCCGTGCTTTCGGCGCTGGGGTTCGGTATCTGGAAAGCGTGGCGTCGCACGCTGCCCGCGCTGACAGGGGTGCGACGCACGTTCCCCCTCGCGCCGCCCGCCCGTATGCTCAGCGGAATCCTCCCCGCATGCGGCATGCTTTGCGCCGGAGTGCTGCTGATGCTGGCCCAGTGGGATGATGTTAGCGCCGTGCGTGCCAGCTTATCGTTCGGCCTGCTCGCCAGCCTGATAGGCCTGATCACGATACTGCTCTGGCTGGAATGGGGGCCGCGGCGTGGTGCACTGTGGGTCTGGCTCCCTCTCGCCCTTCCTGCGCTGCCGTTGGTTTCCGGGCAATACAGGGTGGCGTTATGGCTGGGTATCGACGGGCAGTACGCCGCCGTGCTCTGGAGTCATCTGCTGTGGGTGTTGCCGTGGATGCTGCTGATACTGCAACCCGCCTGGCGGCGCATCGATCCGCGGCTTCTCCTCACGGCCAGAACGCTTGGCTGGCGGCGGACAAAAGTCTTCTGCCTGATCAAATGTCCCCTGCTGTTGCGCCCCGCGCTGCTGGCGTTTGCAACCGGATTTTCGGTCAGCATGGCGCAATACATGCCAACACTCTGGCTCGGCGCGGGGCGTTTCAGCACCCTTACCACCGAAACCGTGGCGCTCAGCAGCGGCGGTAGCATCCCGATTCTGGCTAACCGGGCGCTGTGGCTTCTGCTGGTGACAGGGGCCGTCTTCGGCGTTGCCGCACTGTTATCCCGTCTCGCAGGCCATTATCGACGAGGATTACGTTAA
- a CDS encoding TVP38/TMEM64 family protein, translated as MNIRKIVVLCALLGAFMLTWLTLPPGTLSLETVKTHQQTLLACVEHAPQQSALIFFALYVVVSALSIPGAAILTLLGGALFTLWKGTLLVSFASTLGATLAMLASRYLLRDWVQRRFAQQMKTVNAGMARDGAGYLFALRMMPLFPFFLVNLLMGLTRIGVRRYWWVSQLAMLPATVIFLNAGRELGKITSLRDILSPGMLLAFTLLGLLPLMSRWLFSRLPSSFKK; from the coding sequence GTGAACATTCGAAAAATTGTCGTACTGTGCGCCCTGCTGGGCGCCTTTATGCTGACGTGGCTCACTCTTCCTCCGGGCACGCTCTCTCTTGAAACCGTCAAAACGCATCAGCAAACCTTGCTCGCCTGCGTCGAACACGCCCCGCAGCAAAGTGCGCTGATCTTTTTTGCGCTCTATGTGGTGGTTTCCGCCCTCTCTATCCCCGGTGCCGCGATACTGACCCTGCTGGGCGGCGCGCTATTTACGCTGTGGAAGGGGACGCTGCTGGTGTCGTTTGCCTCCACGCTCGGCGCCACGCTCGCGATGCTCGCCAGCCGTTATCTGCTGCGCGACTGGGTTCAGCGACGGTTTGCCCAACAGATGAAAACGGTGAACGCCGGGATGGCGCGTGACGGCGCAGGGTATCTATTCGCCCTGCGCATGATGCCGTTATTCCCCTTTTTTCTGGTCAATCTGCTGATGGGGCTGACCCGCATTGGGGTGCGTCGGTACTGGTGGGTCAGCCAGCTCGCCATGCTGCCCGCAACGGTTATCTTCCTCAACGCCGGCCGCGAGCTGGGAAAAATCACCTCGCTGCGCGATATTCTGTCGCCGGGCATGCTGTTAGCCTTTACACTACTGGGGTTATTACCGCTGATGAGCCGATGGCTGTTTTCCCGACTCCCCTCTTCGTTTAAAAAGTGA
- the astC gene encoding aspartate aminotransferase family protein yields the protein MSLSITRENFDEWMMPVYAPAAFIPVRGEGSRLWDQQGKEYIDFAGGIAVNALGHAHPALRQALNDQAAKFWHTGNGYTNEPALRLAKKLIDATFAEKVFFCNSGAEANEAALKLARKYAHDKFGVHKSGIVAFKNAFHGRTLFTVSAGGQPSYSQDFAPLPPDIHHGVYNDLQSARELIDDTTCAVIVEPMQGEGGVLPAQKAFLQGLRELCDRHNAVLIFDEVQTGVGRTGELYAYMHYGVTPDVLSTAKALGGGFPIGAMLTTDKFASVMVVGTHGTTYGGNPLATAVAGQVLDIINTPEVLKGVKQRHDWFVERLNAINSKTGLFKEIRGLGLLIGCELTPEFAGKAKLISQEAAKQGVMVLIAGANVVRFAPALIVSEEEVSTGLDRFALACERVKSGVSS from the coding sequence ATGTCTCTGTCAATTACGCGTGAAAATTTCGATGAATGGATGATGCCGGTTTACGCTCCGGCGGCTTTTATTCCGGTTCGTGGGGAAGGCTCGCGCCTGTGGGATCAGCAGGGTAAAGAGTATATTGACTTTGCGGGCGGGATTGCGGTTAACGCGCTGGGCCATGCACACCCGGCGCTACGCCAGGCGTTAAACGACCAGGCGGCGAAGTTCTGGCATACCGGGAACGGCTATACCAACGAACCGGCGCTGCGTCTGGCGAAAAAACTGATCGACGCGACGTTTGCGGAGAAAGTCTTTTTCTGCAACTCGGGCGCGGAGGCGAACGAAGCGGCGCTGAAGCTGGCACGCAAATATGCGCACGATAAATTCGGTGTGCACAAGAGCGGGATTGTGGCCTTTAAGAACGCGTTCCATGGCCGCACGCTCTTTACCGTCAGCGCAGGGGGGCAGCCGTCCTACTCGCAGGACTTTGCGCCGCTGCCGCCGGATATCCACCACGGGGTGTATAACGATCTGCAGTCAGCCCGCGAGCTGATCGACGACACCACCTGCGCGGTGATCGTTGAGCCAATGCAGGGAGAAGGCGGTGTGCTGCCCGCACAGAAAGCGTTCCTGCAGGGGCTGCGCGAACTGTGCGATCGTCATAACGCGGTACTGATTTTCGACGAAGTGCAGACCGGCGTTGGCCGTACCGGTGAGCTGTATGCGTATATGCACTACGGCGTAACGCCGGACGTTCTCTCAACGGCGAAAGCGCTGGGCGGCGGCTTCCCGATTGGCGCGATGCTGACCACCGATAAATTCGCCAGCGTAATGGTCGTGGGCACGCATGGCACCACCTATGGCGGTAACCCGCTGGCAACGGCCGTGGCCGGACAGGTTCTGGATATCATCAATACCCCGGAAGTGTTGAAGGGGGTTAAACAGCGTCACGACTGGTTTGTGGAGCGTCTGAACGCCATTAACAGCAAGACCGGTCTGTTTAAAGAGATTCGCGGCCTGGGGCTGTTAATTGGCTGCGAACTGACGCCGGAGTTTGCCGGAAAAGCTAAACTTATTTCACAGGAAGCGGCGAAACAGGGCGTGATGGTGCTGATTGCCGGTGCCAACGTGGTGCGTTTTGCCCCTGCGCTGATTGTCAGCGAGGAAGAGGTGAGCACCGGTTTAGACCGTTTTGCGCTGGCCTGTGAACGTGTGAAATCCGGGGTGTCATCATGA
- a CDS encoding ABC transporter substrate-binding protein — MRFCAFLTGLLLTAPLCAADSWHIIQEQAKGQTVWFNAWGGDQAVNRYLDWVSGEMKTHYAINLNIVHLADAADAVKRIQTEAAAGRKTHGSVDLLWVNGENFRTLKEANLLQTGWAQTLPNWRYVDTGKPVTEDFALPTEGAESPWGGAQLTFIARKASMPTPPSDPQGLLAWAKQHPGKISYPRPPDFTGTAFLEQLLLTLTSRPDALKRAPDDTFAQVTAPLWDYLDKLHPLLWREGKDFPPSPARMDTLLARGSLSLSLTFNPAHALQKVASGELPADSYSFGFHNGMIGNVHFVAIPANASASAGARVVANFLLSPQAQIRKADPAIWGDPSVLQANTLPADEAKQLQAHTPQGLPQMLAEPHAAWVNALEQEWLRRYGTR, encoded by the coding sequence GTGCGTTTTTGCGCGTTTCTGACCGGTCTGCTGCTGACCGCCCCTCTGTGTGCCGCCGACAGCTGGCACATTATCCAAGAACAAGCCAAAGGCCAGACCGTCTGGTTTAACGCCTGGGGAGGCGATCAGGCGGTTAACCGCTATCTCGACTGGGTCAGCGGCGAGATGAAAACGCACTACGCGATCAACCTCAACATTGTCCACCTGGCCGATGCCGCGGATGCGGTAAAACGGATCCAGACAGAAGCTGCCGCCGGGCGTAAGACTCATGGCTCGGTGGATCTTTTGTGGGTTAACGGTGAGAATTTCCGCACGCTGAAAGAGGCTAACCTGCTGCAAACCGGATGGGCACAGACGCTGCCTAACTGGCGTTATGTCGACACGGGCAAACCGGTCACGGAAGATTTCGCCCTGCCAACCGAGGGCGCAGAATCTCCGTGGGGTGGCGCGCAGCTCACCTTTATCGCCCGCAAAGCGAGCATGCCCACTCCACCGTCAGACCCGCAGGGATTACTGGCCTGGGCCAAGCAGCATCCGGGTAAAATCAGCTATCCTCGTCCGCCTGATTTTACCGGCACCGCGTTTCTGGAACAGTTGCTTCTCACGCTCACCTCCCGGCCCGATGCGCTGAAACGCGCGCCCGATGACACCTTTGCACAGGTTACCGCGCCGCTCTGGGACTACCTCGACAAACTCCACCCGCTGCTGTGGCGAGAAGGAAAAGATTTCCCGCCTTCACCTGCGCGGATGGATACCCTGCTCGCCCGCGGCAGTCTGAGCCTGTCGCTGACCTTTAACCCGGCACATGCGCTGCAAAAAGTGGCCAGCGGTGAACTGCCTGCCGACAGCTACAGCTTTGGTTTTCACAACGGGATGATCGGTAACGTTCATTTTGTTGCCATCCCGGCGAACGCCAGCGCCAGTGCGGGGGCCAGGGTGGTTGCCAATTTCCTGCTTTCACCTCAGGCGCAAATCCGCAAAGCCGACCCGGCTATCTGGGGCGATCCGAGCGTACTGCAGGCGAACACGCTGCCCGCAGATGAAGCAAAACAGCTTCAGGCCCACACGCCACAAGGGCTTCCGCAGATGCTTGCGGAGCCACACGCAGCCTGGGTTAACGCGCTGGAGCAGGAATGGCTGCGTCGTTACGGCACCCGCTGA
- a CDS encoding ATP-binding cassette domain-containing protein, with the protein MLKVNNLTIAPLFREVNFYVPRGEIVTLMGPSGSGKSTLFSWMVGALSDDFQAQGELWLDDRRCDGLPVEQRGIGILFQDALLFDQYSVGQNLLLALPARITGRARREKVQQALDSAGLNRHYASDPATLSGGERARVSLLRALLAEPQALLLDEPFSRLDKSLRSSFRTWVFDALRARNIPVVLVTHDDEDIPPGGEVIEISRWQ; encoded by the coding sequence ATGCTGAAGGTCAACAATCTCACCATTGCGCCGCTGTTCCGTGAAGTTAACTTTTATGTCCCTCGCGGTGAAATTGTCACCCTGATGGGGCCGTCCGGCAGCGGGAAATCGACCCTGTTCTCATGGATGGTTGGGGCACTGTCTGACGACTTTCAGGCGCAGGGCGAACTGTGGCTTGACGATCGCCGCTGTGACGGGCTGCCTGTCGAGCAACGCGGGATCGGTATTCTCTTTCAGGACGCACTGCTGTTTGACCAGTACAGCGTCGGGCAAAATCTGCTGCTGGCGTTACCGGCGCGAATAACCGGACGCGCACGCCGGGAAAAGGTGCAACAGGCTCTGGATTCAGCCGGGCTAAATCGCCACTATGCCAGCGATCCGGCCACGCTATCCGGCGGGGAGCGTGCCAGGGTGAGCCTGCTGCGGGCTCTGCTTGCCGAGCCACAGGCGTTGTTGCTGGACGAACCGTTTAGCCGCCTTGATAAATCACTGCGGTCGTCCTTTCGGACATGGGTGTTTGATGCCCTGCGCGCACGCAATATCCCGGTAGTGCTGGTCACGCATGACGATGAAGATATTCCGCCGGGTGGCGAGGTGATTGAGATTTCTCGCTGGCAATAA